One part of the Streptomyces lydicus genome encodes these proteins:
- a CDS encoding MBL fold metallo-hydrolase gives MKLTVVGCSGSFPSMESACSSYLLEADGFRLLLDMGNGALGELQRHSGLYELDAVLLSHLHADHCIDLCGYFVVRYYRPDGGRCAPMPVYGPAGTERRLTVAHADLPHDGAMSEVFEFRTLAPGTFSIGPFSVRTERVSHPVEAFGFRIEHNGSSLTYSGDTGSCEALDDLAAGTDFFLCEASFTYGKEDIPDLHLNGREAGEHARRAGAGRLVLTHIPPWTDPDINIRDAQKVYDGPVEVAKAGAVYEI, from the coding sequence ATGAAGCTCACTGTCGTCGGATGCTCGGGGTCGTTCCCTTCCATGGAATCGGCCTGCTCGAGCTACCTCCTGGAGGCCGACGGCTTCAGGCTGCTCCTCGACATGGGCAACGGCGCCCTGGGCGAGCTGCAGCGCCACTCCGGGCTCTACGAGCTCGACGCCGTACTGCTGTCGCACCTGCACGCCGACCACTGCATCGATCTGTGCGGCTACTTCGTGGTGCGCTACTACCGCCCGGACGGCGGGCGCTGCGCGCCGATGCCGGTCTACGGGCCGGCCGGCACCGAGCGCCGGCTGACCGTGGCGCACGCCGATCTGCCGCACGACGGCGCGATGAGCGAGGTCTTCGAATTCCGGACGCTCGCGCCGGGCACCTTCAGCATCGGGCCGTTCTCGGTGCGCACGGAGCGGGTCAGCCATCCCGTGGAGGCGTTCGGGTTCCGTATCGAGCACAACGGGAGCTCGCTGACGTACTCCGGTGACACCGGCAGCTGCGAGGCGCTGGACGACCTCGCGGCCGGCACCGACTTCTTCCTGTGCGAGGCGTCCTTCACGTACGGCAAGGAGGACATCCCGGACCTGCACCTCAACGGGCGGGAGGCGGGGGAGCACGCCCGGCGCGCGGGTGCCGGCCGGCTGGTGCTGACCCACATCCCGCCGTGGACGGACCCGGACATCAACATCCGTGACGCGCAGAAGGTCTACGACGGGCCGGTCGAGGTCGCCAAGGCGGGCGCGGTCTACGAGATCTGA